A window from Garra rufa chromosome 14, GarRuf1.0, whole genome shotgun sequence encodes these proteins:
- the LOC141284813 gene encoding zinc-binding protein A33-like, translating into MMAESLTSKQTMSEELKCSICLDVFTDPVSTPCGHNFCKSCLSQCWNNSQTYKCPFCKQTFNKKPELKINTALRQVAQLFKEQFCETKSEVLCDICDDKKMKALKMCLVCQSSYCQTHLEPHYRVEKLKKHKLVDPVENLEIYVCQKHDKPLELFCRDDQTCVCLLCAVTNHRNHNTVAVEEESGERKPQLLKMRSDVQQLIQDKTKRIHDIKHSAELGKKTSEKEKADSIELFTDLMRSIERCQSELLKIMAQKQKAADKQAEELIKKLEQEITELKRRDSELEQLSHTEDYLHLLQIYPSLIRPTAISSSTEIISNTHVNVVPLIKSLTQLQDSLDEKLSKSVLKRMQQYAVDVTLDANTCYPKLILSDDGKQVTYGDIKRELPDNPERFDSCCSVLAKEGFASRKFYFEVQVKGKTDWDLGIAKESITRKGVIKGSPVNGYWIIVLRSGNQYIARESPSVSLYLRAKPQVVGVFVDYEGGLVSFYDVESRSLIYSFTGQSFSEKLFPYFSPGTKQEGKNAAPLIIPNVRK; encoded by the exons ATGATGGCAGAATCTTTAACATCAAAACAAA CTATGTCAGAGGAACTCAAGTGCTCGATCTGTCTGGATGTGTTCACTGATCCAGTCAGCACTCCATGTGGACACAACTTCTGTAAGAGCTGCCTGAGCCAGTGCTGGAACAACAGTCAGACCTACAAATGTCCTTTCTGTAAACAAACATTCAATAAAAAACCAGAGCTCAAGATTAACACAGCACTCAGACAGGTCGCACAGCTCTTTAAGGAACAGTTTTGTGAGACAAAATCTGAGGTTCTCTGTGACATCTGCGATGATAAAAAGATGAAAGCATTGAAGATGTGCCTGGTCTGTCAAAGCTCGTACTGTCAAACTCACCTGGAGCCTCATTACAGAGTTGAAAAGTTAAAGAAACACAAACTAGTCGATCCTGTGGAGAATCTTGAGATATATGTCTGTCAGAAGCATGACAAACCTCTGGAGCTGTTCTGTAGAGATGATCAGACATGTGTGTGTTTGCTCTGCGCTGTAACAAACCACAGGAATCACAACACTGTTGCTGTAGAGGAGGAGAGCGGAGAGAGGAAG CCTCAGCTGTTGAAGATGCGGTCAGACGTGCAGCAGTTGATCCAGGACAAAACAAAGAGAATTCATGATATCAAACACTCAGCAGAACTCGGAAAA AAAACTTCAGAGAAAGAGAAAGCAGATAGTATTGAGCTCTTCACTGATCTGATGCGCTCTATTGAGAGATGTCAGTCTGAACTTCTGAAGATAATGGCGCAGAAGCAGAAAGCAGCAGACAAGCAGGCTGAAGAGCTGATTAAAAAGTTGGAGCAGGAGATCACTGAGCTAAAGAGGAGAGACTCTGAGCTGGAGCAGCTCTCACACACTGAGGATTACCTGCACCTCCTACAG ATTTACCCATCGCTGATCAGACCTACAGCCATCAGCAGCAGCACTGAGATCATTAGTAACACTCATGTGAATGTGGTGCCTCTGATTAAATCTCTCACTCAACTACAGGACAGTCTTGATGAGAAGCTCAGCAAATCTG TTCTGAAGAGGATGCAGCAATATGCAG TGGATGTGACTTTGGATGCTAATACATGTTATCCAAAACTCATCCTGTCTGATGATGGAAAACAAGTCACATATGGAGACATTAAGCGTGAACTCCCAGACAACCCAGAGCGGTTTGACAGTTGTTGTTCTGTCCTGGCAAAAGAGGGATTCGCTTCAAGGAAGTTTTATTTTGAGGTGCAGGTAAAAGGAAAGACTGATTGGGATTTAGGAATAGCTAAAGAATCCATTACCAGGAAAGGTGTAATCAAAGGGAGTCCTGTGAATGGATACTGGATTATAGTTCTAAGAAGTGGGAATCAGTACATAGCTCGAGAATCTCCCTCTGTCTCTCTGTATCTGAGAGCGAAGCCTCAGGTTGTGGGTGTGTTTGTGGATTATGAGGGAGGTCTGGTCTCTTTTTATGATGTGGAGTCCAGGTCTCTGATTTATTCTTTCACTGGTCAGTCTTTCTCTGAGAAACTCTTCCCATACTTTAGTCCAGGTACTAAACAAGAAGGTAAAAATGCAGCACCACTGATTATCCCTAATGTCAGAAAATAA
- the LOC141284191 gene encoding odorant receptor 131-2-like has protein sequence MNQTENQNLSSTFNLKAINEKPLVVQVLVGILLYVNGLMIFTFLKKETFRETRYILFAQTLFVDSALMLLTDLTLMGSFYQYPVHIIPCYIICTLMFLLYVCSPMTLVAMCLERYVAICMPLRHASISTPKNTIIGILIIWAVSFVIPLFVLIVAFAYIPPGVLHQYVVCSVEIMLQVKWLADMRATSLQLLLILMLCIIVSTYFKIMLAARSASSEMKNSTNKGLKTVILHGVQLLLSMMQLITPYIEMPLWKVDVMLFINVRYSNFILFLILPRCLSPLVYGLRDKKFYNALKYYAFCGIFLGCNKHKIRDGKPLEV, from the coding sequence ATGAACCAGACAGAAAACCAGAATTTGAGCAGCACATTTAATTTGAAAGCGATAAATGAGAAGCCTTTGGTGGTGCAGGTACTGGTGGGGATTCTTCTCTATGTGAACGGACTTATGATTTTCACCTTTCTGAAGAAAGAGACCTTCAGGGAAACACGCTACATTCTGTTTGCCCAGACACTTTTTGTTGACTCTGCTCTTATGCTGTTGACTGATTTAACCCTCATGGGGTCGTTTTACCAGTACCCTGTGCATATAATTCCTTGCTATATCATTTGCACACTTATGTTTTTGCTCTATGTTTGTTCACCCATGACTCTTGTAGCTATGTGTTTGGAGCGCTATGTTGCCATATGTATGCCTTTAAGACATGCCAGCATCTCCACCCCCAAAAACACCATCATTGGGATTCTCATCATATGGGCTGTCAGTTTTGTGATTCCATTGTTCGTTTTAATAGTTGCTTTTGCTTATATTCCTCCTGGTGTCTTACACCAATATGTTGTGTGTAGTGTGGAGATCATGTTACAGGTGAAATGGCTGGCAGACATGAGAGCGACAAGTCTACAGCTCTTATTGATCCTAATGTTGTGTATTATTGTCTCCACCTACTTCAAAATTATGTTGGCGGCCAGATCTGCCTCCTCAGAGATGAAAAACTCAACAAATAAGGGTCTCAAAACTGTTATTCTCCATGGTGTTCAACTGCTTCTGTCTATGATGCAACTCATAACCCCTTACATAGAAATGCCTTTATGGAAAGTAGATGTTATGTTATTTATAAATGTAAGATACTCAAATTTCATATTGTTTTTGATCTTGCCTCGTTGCCTGAGTCCCTTAGTTTATGGATTACGAGACAAAAAGTTTTATAATGCTCTTAAATATTATGCCTTTTGTGGCATTTTTCTGGGTTGTAATAAGCACAAAATAAGAGATGGCAAACCTTTAGAGGTGTAG